One Antarctobacter heliothermus DNA segment encodes these proteins:
- a CDS encoding TadE/TadG family type IV pilus assembly protein: MTRAFLSPLRRFWADEAGNAIVPYALWLPLFVGLIVSTVEIGTITVRHTQLERALDQTVREVKIGVTAPTHDALKAAICDKTTVLQNCTSMLHLEMVPLNMRNYAEPPATADCVDVSQEATPQRAFSHGGGGQLMFLRACFKFRPATPAATLNASLPKDDEGYTAIVSTSAFVYEPS, from the coding sequence ATGACCCGCGCCTTTCTTTCCCCCCTGCGCCGCTTCTGGGCCGACGAGGCCGGCAACGCCATTGTCCCCTACGCTCTGTGGCTACCGCTGTTCGTCGGCCTGATCGTGTCCACGGTCGAAATCGGTACGATCACCGTGCGCCACACCCAACTGGAACGCGCGCTGGATCAGACCGTGCGTGAGGTCAAGATCGGCGTGACCGCGCCCACCCATGACGCGCTCAAGGCGGCGATCTGTGACAAGACCACTGTGCTGCAAAACTGCACCAGCATGCTGCACCTTGAGATGGTCCCGCTGAACATGCGCAACTACGCTGAACCGCCAGCCACCGCCGATTGCGTCGACGTCAGCCAAGAGGCCACACCGCAACGCGCCTTCAGCCACGGCGGCGGCGGGCAGCTGATGTTCCTGCGCGCCTGTTTCAAGTTCCGTCCCGCCACCCCGGCGGCCACGCTGAACGCCAGCTTGCCCAAGGACGACGAGGGCTATACCGCCATCGTGTCGACCTCTGCCTTTGTCTACGAACCCAGCTGA
- a CDS encoding TadE/TadG family type IV pilus assembly protein translates to MLKSTTSLTGVIDSRFAFSSRLRAFAADTSGNMSYLAIVGSLVMMVFGGVGIDMMHAELKRIKVQNTLDRAVLAAANIENTIAPQQVVEEYFAAMGLGEALTSIDVEQSMTAKRVSAIGQSAISSDFMSLIGVDTLDAFGRATAEHATANIEISMVLDVSGSMGWNSKIINMRNAARSFVDIMMPEDGQALTTISIVPYNATVNLGATTASYFTLDDLHDYSNCVTFDQSDFDQAAISPSEELTRLAHFDLNSTNVNSTEIASPWCRTGDTSAVIAHRSDPATLKAHIDSLNAGGNTAIDLGMKWGAALLDPAARPAIAAMSDDGLVDPDFAVRPASYADPESSKYVVIMTDGENTTQYDLKPQHKYGYSDVWIDERGNSDPSDDRFSLRVVDNTGSDNDTYFWQRYEGYSSSYRYRGTPDGGSNARRMTNAELFARFGTRAVGSKMYQRPYYDGYVTYSTYSDIYYAYEATVGADPADNRLESICDAAKAQGVVVFAIGFEAPQRGLDAMRNCASSPAHFFDVNGADLEETFASIANTITQLRLTQ, encoded by the coding sequence ATGTTGAAATCGACCACCAGCCTGACCGGCGTCATAGACAGCCGCTTCGCGTTCTCGTCGCGCCTTCGCGCGTTTGCCGCAGATACCTCCGGGAACATGTCCTACCTCGCCATCGTTGGATCGCTGGTCATGATGGTTTTTGGCGGGGTCGGCATCGATATGATGCACGCCGAGCTAAAGCGCATCAAAGTGCAGAACACACTGGACCGCGCCGTGCTGGCCGCCGCCAACATCGAAAACACCATCGCGCCCCAGCAGGTTGTCGAAGAGTACTTTGCCGCCATGGGGCTGGGCGAAGCGCTGACCTCGATTGACGTCGAGCAGAGCATGACCGCCAAACGGGTGTCCGCCATCGGTCAGTCCGCCATCTCATCCGACTTCATGTCGCTGATTGGGGTCGACACGCTGGACGCCTTCGGCAGGGCCACCGCCGAACACGCCACCGCCAATATCGAAATTTCCATGGTGCTCGATGTGTCCGGCTCGATGGGCTGGAACAGCAAGATCATCAACATGCGCAATGCCGCGCGCAGCTTTGTCGACATCATGATGCCGGAGGACGGTCAGGCGCTAACCACGATATCCATCGTGCCCTACAACGCGACCGTGAACCTCGGCGCCACAACGGCCAGCTATTTCACGCTGGACGACCTGCATGACTATTCAAACTGCGTGACGTTCGACCAATCCGACTTTGATCAGGCGGCAATCTCCCCCAGTGAGGAACTGACCCGCCTTGCGCATTTCGATCTGAACTCGACCAACGTCAATTCCACAGAGATCGCCAGCCCCTGGTGCCGCACCGGCGACACCAGCGCCGTCATCGCGCATCGGTCCGATCCCGCGACGCTCAAGGCCCACATCGACTCTCTGAATGCAGGCGGCAACACTGCCATCGACCTTGGGATGAAATGGGGGGCCGCCCTGCTTGATCCGGCGGCGCGCCCGGCGATTGCCGCGATGTCCGACGATGGGCTGGTCGATCCGGATTTCGCCGTGCGTCCGGCGTCCTACGCGGACCCGGAAAGCTCAAAATATGTGGTCATCATGACCGACGGTGAAAACACCACCCAATACGACCTGAAACCACAGCACAAATACGGGTATTCGGACGTCTGGATCGACGAACGCGGCAACAGCGATCCGTCGGACGACCGGTTCTCACTGCGCGTGGTCGACAACACAGGCAGCGACAACGACACCTATTTCTGGCAGCGTTATGAGGGATATTCGTCGAGTTACCGCTATCGTGGCACGCCCGACGGTGGTTCCAACGCCCGCCGCATGACCAACGCCGAACTGTTCGCCCGCTTCGGCACACGCGCCGTCGGCAGCAAGATGTACCAGCGTCCCTATTATGATGGCTACGTTACCTACAGCACTTACAGCGACATCTACTACGCTTATGAGGCCACAGTGGGCGCGGACCCGGCCGACAACCGCCTCGAAAGCATCTGCGACGCGGCCAAGGCACAGGGTGTCGTTGTCTTCGCCATCGGATTTGAGGCACCGCAGCGCGGTCTGGATGCCATGCGCAACTGCGCCTCGTCGCCCGCCCACTTCTTTGACGTCAACGGAGCCGACCTCGAAGAAACCTTTGCCTCTATCGCCAACACCATCACCCAACTGAGGTTGACCCAATGA
- a CDS encoding Glu/Leu/Phe/Val family dehydrogenase, which yields MSIAKSRPVVPLNEPTFRQSVDLMYNRAVALMDLPPGLEEKIRVCNATYTVRFGVRLRGKIQTFTGYRSVHSEHMEPVKGGIRFATSVNQDEVEALAALMTYKCALVETPFGGSKGGLCVDPRQYDEHEMEQITRRFAYELIKRDLINPSQNVPAPDMGTSEREMAWIADQYRRMNTTDINGNACVTGKPTNAGGIQGRTEATGRGVQYALKEFFRHPEDMAKAGLDGTLDGKTVIVQGLGNVGYHAAKFLQEEDGARVIGIIERDGALFNPAGLNVEAVHQWIVKHGGVTGYPDANHTAEGAAVLEEACDILIPAALEGVINLGNAHRIKASMIIEAANGPITAGADDILREKGTVIIPDMYANAGGVTVSYFEWVKNLSHIRFGRMQRRQEEARHELIVRELERLDRYLGDAWSMSPDFKAKYLRGAGELELVRSGLDDTMRIAYQSMREVWHSRPDVTDLRTAAFIVAIGRVAASYRAKGL from the coding sequence ATGTCCATCGCAAAATCCCGACCCGTCGTACCCTTGAACGAGCCGACGTTTCGGCAGTCTGTCGATCTGATGTACAACCGCGCCGTGGCGCTGATGGACCTGCCGCCGGGACTCGAGGAAAAGATCCGGGTCTGCAACGCCACCTATACGGTGCGTTTCGGCGTGCGGCTGCGCGGCAAGATCCAGACCTTTACCGGGTATCGGTCGGTGCATTCCGAACATATGGAGCCGGTCAAGGGCGGCATCCGCTTTGCCACCTCTGTCAATCAGGACGAGGTCGAGGCGCTGGCCGCGCTGATGACCTATAAGTGTGCGCTGGTGGAGACGCCGTTTGGCGGCTCCAAGGGCGGGCTATGCGTTGATCCGCGGCAGTATGATGAACATGAGATGGAGCAGATCACCCGCCGTTTTGCCTATGAGCTGATCAAGCGCGACCTGATCAACCCATCGCAGAACGTGCCCGCGCCTGACATGGGCACCAGTGAGCGTGAGATGGCATGGATCGCCGACCAGTACCGGCGCATGAACACCACAGACATCAACGGCAACGCCTGCGTTACGGGCAAACCCACCAATGCCGGGGGTATTCAGGGCCGGACAGAGGCGACAGGGCGCGGCGTGCAATACGCGTTGAAAGAGTTCTTTCGCCATCCCGAGGACATGGCCAAGGCGGGCCTTGACGGCACGCTGGACGGCAAGACGGTGATTGTTCAGGGGCTCGGCAACGTGGGTTATCACGCGGCCAAGTTCCTGCAGGAAGAGGACGGCGCGCGGGTCATCGGCATCATCGAACGCGACGGCGCGCTGTTCAATCCGGCGGGGTTGAACGTGGAGGCGGTGCATCAGTGGATCGTCAAACATGGCGGCGTGACGGGGTATCCCGATGCCAACCACACCGCCGAAGGCGCGGCAGTGCTGGAGGAAGCGTGTGACATCCTGATTCCGGCGGCGCTGGAGGGGGTGATCAACCTGGGCAACGCCCACCGGATCAAGGCCTCGATGATCATCGAGGCCGCCAACGGGCCGATCACGGCGGGGGCCGACGACATCCTGCGCGAAAAGGGCACGGTGATTATCCCCGACATGTATGCCAACGCAGGCGGTGTGACGGTGTCCTATTTCGAATGGGTCAAGAACCTCAGCCATATTCGATTTGGCCGGATGCAGCGCCGACAGGAAGAAGCCCGTCATGAGCTGATCGTGCGTGAGCTGGAGCGGCTGGACCGCTATCTGGGCGATGCGTGGTCCATGTCGCCGGACTTCAAGGCCAAGTATCTGCGCGGCGCGGGAGAGCTGGAGCTAGTGCGCTCGGGTCTCGATGACACCATGCGGATCGCCTATCAATCGATGCGTGAGGTCTGGCACAGCAGGCCCGACGTGACCGACCTGCGCACCGCCGCCTTTATCGTGGCAATTGGCCGGGTCGCGGCGAGTTATCGCGCCAAGGGGCTCTGA
- a CDS encoding TadE/TadG family type IV pilus assembly protein, with translation MARFAFSPRPAQLRASGAIGRFCDNDGGNITIYSVYIVLLTLTIMGASVDLMRQEASRARLQTTLDRAVLAAADLDQFQTPSDVVSDYVAKAGLDSYVTGVDVTLGLNERTVSADAASSLSTIFLRMSGRDMLPANALATAEERIANVEISLVLDVSGSMRYDERMDNLKPAAKAFVEKVMSGGTESVTTLNLIPFAGQVNPGDIMFDYFLGKRPKIKGNNGWGNGDQDAPGGSLCNNNAENYDEGLADPSCADGADGPVAGGFFSAWPQAISNVVVYFDTDGDDIYDVAHKIEDFPEDAPRDADDFFKGAVAYLMAQDSDLTDPAQFLGISIKGGKEKNRYFQVKGNLNGATSDLGPTKNKGKIPGNTYSYSQIDYLLWEAAYAGPEAEETGPAVNVNMPGSCVEIDGFEFANSSLPLSDEYVPIFHHWAIDPSVMDWGWCPGEQMAIQYYSDNAASLTQFIDDIRMHDGTGAQFGMKYALALLDPTTRDAVSHLIDAGLIESRFEGRPIDWHDPETEKYIVMMTDGQVTDQFRPNDPDAPINGEVELLDQGASSYNVRTARAANLDHLYQQCELARTRGVTVFTIAFETTVQAAEEMRLCASSDSHFFHVHGGEIVDAFDSIARQINNLRLIQ, from the coding sequence ATGGCACGATTTGCATTCTCCCCCCGTCCGGCCCAGCTGCGCGCCTCCGGCGCGATCGGGCGTTTTTGCGATAATGATGGGGGCAACATCACGATCTATTCCGTCTATATCGTGCTGCTGACGCTCACTATCATGGGCGCGTCGGTCGATCTGATGCGGCAAGAGGCGTCGCGTGCCCGGCTGCAGACCACGCTGGACCGCGCGGTTCTGGCCGCCGCCGATCTGGATCAGTTCCAAACGCCCAGCGACGTGGTGAGCGATTACGTCGCCAAGGCCGGGTTGGACAGCTACGTCACAGGGGTCGACGTCACGCTGGGCCTGAATGAGCGGACGGTCAGCGCGGATGCCGCCTCTAGCCTGTCGACGATCTTTCTGCGGATGTCGGGACGCGACATGTTGCCGGCGAACGCACTGGCCACCGCCGAAGAGCGGATCGCCAATGTCGAAATCAGCCTTGTCCTCGATGTGTCGGGGTCGATGCGCTACGACGAGCGGATGGACAACCTCAAGCCGGCCGCCAAGGCCTTTGTGGAAAAGGTCATGTCCGGCGGCACTGAAAGTGTTACGACCCTGAACCTGATCCCCTTCGCCGGGCAGGTGAACCCGGGCGACATCATGTTTGACTATTTCCTTGGCAAACGACCCAAGATCAAGGGCAACAACGGTTGGGGCAACGGCGATCAGGACGCGCCCGGCGGGTCGCTGTGCAACAACAACGCCGAAAACTACGATGAAGGACTGGCCGACCCTTCCTGCGCGGATGGCGCGGACGGACCTGTGGCGGGGGGCTTTTTCTCAGCCTGGCCGCAGGCGATCTCGAACGTTGTGGTCTATTTCGACACCGATGGCGACGATATCTATGATGTCGCCCACAAGATCGAGGATTTCCCCGAGGACGCCCCGCGCGATGCGGACGATTTTTTCAAGGGGGCGGTGGCCTACTTGATGGCACAGGACAGCGACCTGACCGATCCGGCGCAGTTCCTTGGCATCTCGATCAAGGGCGGCAAAGAAAAGAACCGCTATTTCCAAGTCAAAGGTAACCTGAACGGCGCCACCTCTGATCTTGGCCCGACCAAGAACAAAGGCAAGATCCCCGGCAACACCTATTCCTATTCGCAGATTGACTATCTCCTGTGGGAAGCGGCCTATGCCGGTCCCGAGGCCGAAGAGACCGGCCCGGCGGTCAACGTCAACATGCCCGGCTCTTGCGTCGAGATTGACGGTTTCGAATTTGCCAACTCCAGTCTGCCACTGTCCGATGAATACGTTCCGATCTTTCACCATTGGGCGATTGACCCTTCGGTCATGGACTGGGGCTGGTGCCCGGGCGAACAAATGGCCATTCAGTATTATTCTGATAACGCCGCAAGCCTGACGCAGTTCATTGACGACATCCGGATGCATGACGGCACGGGTGCGCAGTTCGGCATGAAGTACGCATTGGCGCTGCTGGACCCCACAACCCGCGATGCGGTCAGCCACCTGATCGACGCGGGCCTGATCGAAAGCCGCTTTGAGGGGCGCCCGATTGACTGGCACGACCCGGAGACCGAGAAATACATCGTTATGATGACGGACGGGCAGGTGACCGACCAATTCCGGCCCAACGATCCCGATGCGCCAATCAATGGTGAGGTCGAACTGCTTGATCAGGGCGCGAGCAGCTACAACGTTCGCACCGCCCGGGCCGCCAACCTCGACCATCTGTATCAACAGTGTGAGCTGGCGCGCACGCGCGGGGTGACCGTCTTTACCATTGCCTTTGAAACCACAGTGCAGGCGGCCGAGGAAATGCGCCTGTGCGCCTCTTCTGATAGCCATTTCTTCCATGTTCATGGCGGGGAAATTGTTGACGCCTTTGACAGCATCGCGCGTCAGATCAACAATCTAAGGCTTATCCAATGA
- a CDS encoding TadE/TadG family type IV pilus assembly protein, which yields MNSRKMLRSKLVRFRTRDDGNITIFSVMMALLILVISGAAVDIMRFEATRAVLQTNMDRAVLAAADLDQVQTSDAVVADYMAKAGMDHVLSGSQITHGANHRTVRAWGETTIPTFFLKMSGYDELTPPAVSVAEEMISNVEISLVLDISGSMRYNDRMTKLKPAAQAFVSKVMTDQTEGVTTLNLVPFAGQVNPGDILFDYFRGERPKQKQNNGWGNGDQDAPGNSLCNNNAENYDEGLADPSCSDGSDPTSVANGHFPTWGNDISNIVLYFDTDGDDIYNRAHKIEDFPDDGPRDADDFFKGAVAYMIAHDNQITDPSQFLGISIKGGKEKTRYFQVKGDQNGTESDLGPTKNNGKIPGDTFDYGDIDYDAWEASYVSPNPEPDPDAETTEPDPVNINMPGSCIEIYNAEFDTTEMPQSDDYVPHFMFWPIETSVMDWGWCPGEDTAIQYYSDDKDSLIQFIGDMRMHDGTGTQYGMKYGLALLDPNNRDEVSHLIANGLVASRFEGRPIDWHDPETEKYIVLMTDGQTTDQFRPNDPRDPLNGETELQVQGGGSYYTLTSQSTNVTNLQKQCNLAKANGVTVFTIAFETSSSAADDMRQCASSDSHFFYVYGDEIEDTFDTIARQINNLRLIQ from the coding sequence ATGAACAGCCGCAAGATGCTAAGGTCGAAGCTGGTGCGCTTCCGGACCCGGGACGACGGCAACATCACTATCTTCTCTGTCATGATGGCCCTTTTGATCCTGGTTATATCCGGGGCAGCGGTGGACATCATGCGATTTGAGGCCACACGGGCCGTCCTGCAGACCAATATGGACCGCGCCGTTCTTGCGGCGGCGGATCTTGATCAGGTGCAGACATCGGATGCGGTCGTCGCCGACTACATGGCCAAAGCCGGGATGGACCATGTCCTGTCCGGTTCGCAAATTACGCATGGTGCGAACCACCGGACGGTCAGGGCCTGGGGCGAAACAACGATCCCGACCTTTTTCCTGAAAATGAGCGGCTATGACGAATTGACCCCACCCGCCGTCAGCGTGGCCGAGGAAATGATTTCTAACGTTGAAATCAGCCTCGTGCTCGATATTTCAGGCTCCATGCGGTACAACGACCGCATGACAAAGCTGAAGCCGGCGGCGCAGGCCTTTGTCTCCAAAGTCATGACCGACCAGACAGAAGGCGTGACCACCCTGAACCTTGTTCCCTTTGCGGGGCAGGTGAACCCGGGCGACATCCTGTTTGACTACTTCCGCGGCGAACGCCCGAAGCAAAAGCAGAACAACGGCTGGGGCAACGGCGATCAGGACGCGCCCGGCAATTCGCTGTGCAACAACAATGCCGAAAACTACGACGAAGGACTGGCTGACCCCTCTTGTTCCGATGGCTCTGACCCGACGTCTGTGGCGAATGGCCATTTCCCGACCTGGGGCAACGACATCTCGAACATCGTGCTCTACTTCGACACCGATGGTGACGACATCTACAACCGCGCCCACAAGATCGAGGATTTCCCCGACGACGGGCCGCGCGATGCCGACGATTTCTTCAAGGGTGCGGTCGCCTACATGATCGCACACGACAACCAAATCACTGATCCAAGCCAGTTCCTGGGTATCTCGATCAAAGGCGGCAAAGAAAAGACGCGCTATTTCCAGGTCAAGGGCGACCAGAACGGCACCGAGTCCGATCTTGGCCCGACCAAGAACAATGGCAAGATCCCCGGCGACACATTCGATTACGGTGATATCGACTATGACGCGTGGGAGGCTAGCTATGTGTCGCCGAACCCCGAGCCGGACCCGGATGCGGAAACGACGGAACCTGATCCGGTCAACATCAACATGCCAGGGTCCTGCATCGAGATCTATAACGCTGAGTTCGACACCACCGAGATGCCGCAGTCGGATGACTATGTCCCGCATTTCATGTTCTGGCCGATCGAGACCTCTGTGATGGACTGGGGCTGGTGCCCGGGTGAAGACACTGCAATCCAGTACTATTCCGACGACAAGGACTCTTTGATCCAGTTCATCGGTGACATGCGGATGCACGATGGTACCGGCACGCAGTACGGCATGAAGTACGGTCTTGCGCTGCTGGATCCGAACAACCGGGACGAGGTGAGCCACCTTATTGCCAACGGTCTTGTGGCATCGCGTTTCGAGGGCCGCCCGATCGACTGGCACGACCCCGAGACCGAGAAATATATCGTGCTGATGACGGATGGGCAGACCACGGACCAATTCCGCCCGAACGATCCGCGCGATCCGCTGAACGGCGAGACCGAACTTCAGGTCCAGGGCGGCGGCAGCTACTACACCCTGACGTCGCAGTCGACCAACGTGACCAACCTGCAAAAGCAATGCAACCTGGCCAAGGCCAATGGCGTGACTGTCTTTACCATTGCCTTCGAGACCAGCAGTTCGGCCGCGGACGACATGCGCCAGTGCGCCTCTTCGGACAGTCACTTCTTCTACGTCTACGGAGACGAAATCGAAGATACGTTTGACACAATCGCCCGCCAGATCAACAACCTGAGGCTGATCCAATGA
- a CDS encoding TadE/TadG family type IV pilus assembly protein has product MTNRLNAFLNRFRREEDGTATIEFAVYFTIFFFILAAAVEMGYMNLRHALLERGVDLATREIRLNTGDIPTYEEVRQKICDEAVIVDGCADNLRLEMLEVDPRNFAAIPPGADCKNAEEEPRPLRSFVAGLDNQLMLVRACLKYKPAMPTTSFGLALNKDAQGYAQIVVTSAFVQEPR; this is encoded by the coding sequence ATGACAAATCGCCTGAACGCTTTCCTGAACAGGTTCCGCCGTGAAGAAGACGGGACAGCCACGATCGAATTCGCAGTCTACTTTACGATCTTCTTCTTCATTCTCGCGGCTGCAGTCGAGATGGGATACATGAACCTGCGCCACGCGCTGCTGGAACGGGGGGTGGATCTTGCAACCCGCGAAATCCGCCTCAACACCGGCGACATCCCGACCTACGAGGAAGTGCGGCAGAAGATCTGCGATGAGGCTGTGATCGTCGACGGCTGCGCCGACAACCTCCGGCTGGAAATGCTAGAGGTCGATCCGCGCAACTTTGCCGCCATTCCGCCGGGGGCCGATTGCAAGAACGCCGAGGAAGAGCCGCGCCCACTGCGCAGTTTTGTGGCCGGTCTGGACAACCAGTTGATGCTGGTCCGTGCCTGCCTGAAATACAAGCCCGCCATGCCGACCACCTCCTTTGGTCTGGCATTGAACAAGGACGCGCAGGGCTATGCCCAGATTGTCGTCACGTCCGCCTTTGTCCAGGAACCGAGGTAA
- a CDS encoding TadE/TadG family type IV pilus assembly protein: MTFPKIQSHLSRFAEDTKGNIAIESLIWLPFILFLLAATFSLHDAFRYKALNVKAAYTISDAISRETDPIDGTYLDGMVELLDFLVRPGGESSLRVTLVRYNGNTSSYESEWSRTRGGLGELQSAQLSQMHDKLPTMLHNERVIVVETETNYAPPFAIPGLTGAGLFYNYGFTRPRFAPKIVWSDS; this comes from the coding sequence ATGACATTTCCCAAGATCCAATCCCACCTGAGCCGCTTTGCCGAAGATACCAAAGGCAACATCGCAATCGAAAGCCTGATCTGGTTGCCGTTCATCCTGTTCCTGCTGGCGGCCACGTTCTCGCTGCATGACGCGTTCCGCTACAAGGCGCTGAACGTCAAGGCAGCCTACACGATCTCGGACGCGATCTCACGCGAGACGGACCCGATTGACGGCACCTATCTGGACGGCATGGTCGAACTGTTGGACTTTCTGGTCCGGCCGGGCGGCGAGTCGTCGCTGCGGGTGACACTGGTGCGTTACAACGGCAATACGTCCAGCTATGAATCCGAATGGTCACGGACGCGAGGCGGTCTGGGTGAGTTGCAAAGCGCGCAACTGTCTCAGATGCACGACAAGTTGCCGACCATGTTGCACAATGAACGTGTGATCGTTGTCGAAACTGAGACAAATTACGCGCCGCCGTTCGCTATTCCGGGTCTCACCGGGGCGGGACTGTTCTACAACTACGGCTTTACCCGCCCACGTTTCGCGCCCAAGATCGTGTGGAGCGACAGTTAA
- a CDS encoding sarcosine oxidase subunit beta family protein, protein MRFSGLRVLAEGLTGNRGWKPHWRDPAPKAEYDAIIIGGGGHGLATAFYLAKEHGLTNIAVLEKGYLGGGNVGRNTTIVRANYGLPGNSEFYSHSLKLWEGMEQELNFNTMMSQRGVLNLFHSDGQRDAYARRGNAMRNQGDDAELLNAETVREMVPFLDFDNGRFPIYGGLLQRRGGTARHDAVAWGYARGADQRGVDLIQNCEVTGIDIEGGKVTGVQTSRGAIRAKKVGIVVAGRSGQVAGLAGMRLPIESHVLQAFVTEGLKPCIDNVVTYGMGHFYISQSDKGGLVFGGDLDFYASYAARGNLPMAEHVMEAAMTLMPMIGKARVLRSWGGIMDMSPDGSPIIDKTGIEGLYLNCGWCYGGFKAVPGSGYSFAHLLATDRHHEPAARFRLDRFTTGHGLMDEEGTGAQHNLH, encoded by the coding sequence ATGCGCTTTTCCGGACTCAGAGTTCTTGCTGAAGGGCTTACAGGAAATCGCGGCTGGAAGCCGCACTGGCGCGACCCGGCGCCTAAGGCAGAGTATGACGCCATCATCATTGGTGGTGGTGGGCATGGTTTGGCCACGGCTTTCTACCTTGCCAAGGAGCACGGGCTGACCAACATCGCCGTGTTGGAAAAGGGCTATCTGGGCGGCGGCAACGTCGGTCGGAACACGACCATCGTGCGCGCCAACTATGGGCTGCCCGGCAATTCTGAATTCTATTCCCATTCCCTGAAGCTGTGGGAAGGGATGGAACAAGAGCTGAACTTTAACACGATGATGAGCCAGCGCGGCGTGCTGAACCTGTTTCATTCGGACGGGCAGCGGGATGCCTATGCCCGGCGCGGCAATGCAATGCGCAATCAAGGCGACGATGCCGAGTTGCTGAATGCCGAAACTGTGCGCGAGATGGTGCCCTTTCTGGATTTCGACAACGGGCGCTTTCCGATCTACGGCGGGCTGTTGCAGCGGCGTGGCGGCACCGCACGGCATGACGCGGTTGCCTGGGGCTATGCGCGGGGCGCGGACCAGCGCGGCGTCGATCTGATTCAGAACTGCGAAGTGACCGGCATCGACATCGAAGGCGGTAAAGTGACCGGGGTGCAGACCTCTCGAGGGGCCATCCGGGCCAAGAAGGTGGGCATTGTTGTCGCCGGCCGTTCCGGGCAGGTGGCGGGGCTGGCCGGGATGCGTCTGCCGATCGAATCCCATGTGTTGCAGGCCTTTGTCACCGAGGGGCTGAAGCCCTGCATCGACAACGTCGTGACCTATGGCATGGGGCATTTCTACATCAGCCAGTCCGACAAGGGCGGGCTGGTCTTTGGCGGCGATCTGGATTTCTACGCCTCATATGCGGCGCGCGGCAACCTGCCGATGGCGGAGCATGTAATGGAGGCGGCCATGACACTGATGCCGATGATCGGCAAGGCGCGGGTGCTGCGCAGTTGGGGCGGCATCATGGACATGTCGCCGGACGGTTCTCCGATCATCGACAAAACCGGGATCGAGGGGCTCTATCTGAACTGCGGCTGGTGTTACGGCGGCTTTAAGGCGGTGCCGGGATCGGGCTATTCCTTTGCGCATTTGCTGGCCACGGACCGCCACCATGAGCCTGCTGCGCGGTTCCGGCTGGACCGGTTCACCACTGGCCACGGGTTGATGGATGAGGAGGGAACCGGTGCGCAACACAACCTCCACTGA
- a CDS encoding sarcosine oxidase subunit delta: MRLTCPICGPRDRREFYYQGDAMMLDRPDADAAPQVWADWLHLRDNPAGRTRELWYHEAGCSAWLAVERDTVTHEIFAVELVESADAD; encoded by the coding sequence ATGCGGCTGACCTGTCCGATTTGCGGGCCGCGCGACCGGCGCGAGTTTTACTATCAGGGTGACGCGATGATGCTGGACCGTCCGGATGCCGACGCCGCGCCGCAGGTTTGGGCCGATTGGCTGCATCTGCGCGACAACCCGGCGGGCCGCACGCGCGAACTATGGTATCACGAGGCGGGCTGCTCCGCGTGGTTGGCAGTGGAACGCGATACCGTCACGCATGAGATTTTTGCGGTCGAACTGGTGGAGAGCGCAGATGCGGATTGA